Proteins from a genomic interval of Quercus robur chromosome 9, dhQueRobu3.1, whole genome shotgun sequence:
- the LOC126699748 gene encoding glucan endo-1,3-beta-glucosidase, whose translation MDNSIAIIFASMVSQILLLLASTLFQGAQGTIGVNYGTVANDLPPSPQVAHFLVESTIINRIRLFDSNPEILQAFAHTGIEVTISVPNDQIPHLTKLSFAEQWVKTNVQAYTPATNIVRILVGNEVLSTANKLFIASLVPAMQTLHTALVAASLDPKIKVSTPHSLGILSTSSPPSTGKFRQGYDTHVFKPLFSFLRSTNAPFMVNPYPYFGYSDDTLDYALFRPNPGVLDENTKLTYTNMLDAQLDAVFSAMKLLGFEDLDIVIAETGWPSEADSAQVGVSPENAAEYNGNLMRHVNSGVGTPLMPNRTFETFIFALFNENLKPGPISERNFGLFRPDMTPVYDIGIMRPTGRSSVPMNPSPYESPVPAVSPIGPSPSSQPVDGKRWCLPKSGVDQDALQRNIDYVCGLGLDCGPIQEGGMCFDPNTVRAHAAYAMNMYYQVMGSYEYDCDFEHSGALTDVDPSYGRCKY comes from the exons ATGGATAATTCCATTGCCATCATTTTTGCTTCAATGGTCAGCCAAATCTTGCTTCTCCTTGCATCAACTCTGTTCCAAG GTGCGCAAGGAACCATTGGGGTCAACTATGGCACAGTGGCAAATGATCTTCCTCCATCACCCCAAGTTGCACATTTCCTTGTAGAATCCACCATTATCAACCGTATCAGGCTCTTTGATTCCAACCCTGAAATATTGCAAGCCTTTGCTCACACAGGAATTGAGGTCACAATCAGTGTCCCTAATGACCAAATCCCCCACCTAACCAAACTAAGCTTTGCTGAACAATGGGTTAAAACCAATGTCCAAGCTTATACACCTGCCACCAATATAGTCCGAATTTTAGTAGGCAATGAAGTATTATCCACAGCTAATAAATTGTTCATCGCAAGCCTTGTCCCAGCCATGCAGACCCTTCACACAGCACTTGTGGCAGCCTCTTTGGacccaaaaattaaggtttcTACACCTCACTctttgggcattttatcaacCTCAAGCCCACCATCCACTGGAAAATTTAGACAAGGCTATGACACCCATGTGTTTAAACCATTGTTTAGCTTCCTTAGATCCACCAATGCACCTTTCATGGTAAATCCATATCCATATTTTGGGTATTCGGATGACACATTGGATTATGCACTTTTTAGGCCCAATCCAGGGGTTCTTGATGAGAACACTAAGCTTACATACACAAACATGTTGGATGCTCAATTGGATGCAGTTTTCTCAGCCATGAAATTGTTGGGCTTTGAGGACCTCGATATAGTTATTGCGGAAACCGGTTGGCCTTCGGAGGCAGATTCAGCCCAAGTTGGTGTTAGCCCAGAGAATGCTGCTGAATACAATGGAAATCTTATGAGGCATGTCAACTCTGGTGTTGGGACACCTCTCATGCCCAACAGGACATTTGAGACATTCATTTTTGCTCTATTCAACGAAAATCTCAAGCCCGGCCCAATAAGCGAGAGGAACTTCGGGTTGTTTCGGCCCGATATGACGCCCGTCTATGATATAGGGATCATGCGGCCCACG GGTAGATCATCTGTTCCTATGAACCCAAGCCCATATGAAAGCCCAGTTCCAGCAGTTTCACCAATTGGCCCAAGCCCAAGTTCACAGCCAGTTGATGGAAAAAGATGGTGTCTGCCCAAATCAGGGGTCGATCAAGATGCTTTGCAAAGGAATATTGATTATGTTTGTGGGCTGGGCTTGGACTGTGGGCCGATCCAAGAAGGAGGGATGTGTTTTGATCCAAATACAGTTCGGGCCCATGCAGCTTATGCCATGAATATGTACTATCAAGTAATGGGAAGTTATGAGtatgattgtgattttgaaCATTCTGGAGCCCTCACAGATGTGGATCCGA GCTATGGAAGATGCAAATATTGA
- the LOC126699450 gene encoding acyl-CoA-binding domain-containing protein 1-like, with the protein MADWQQLVQSVVLGLIFSYLLAKLISIVISFKEDNLSISRSAEPKKPEPEPEPETETLDHDHDHDGSAFSPPAHDSHDSYSMVAEQGSVGNDSVYGDDGGDDDDDDDDDDDEDDYDDWEGVESTELDETFSAATAFVAAAAADRVSEKVSNELQLKLYGFYKIATEGPCSTPQPSALKMTARAKWQAWQKLGAMPAEEAMQKYIDIVTDLYPTWADGSTLKSKGRGGDASNTDAKGPMGPVFSTFVYEEESGNELKMDAIHAFAREGEVDNLLKCIEGGVSVNLKDSEGRTPLHWAVDRGHLNITELLLSRNADVNAKDNDGQTPLHYAVVCEREAIAECLVKQNAGTDLKDNDGDSPSDLCKANWPWMQSVGKQID; encoded by the exons ATGGCTGATTGGCAACAACTCGTCCAATCCGTAGTCCTTGGTCTCATTTTCTCCTACCTTCTGGCCAAGCTCATCTCCATAGTCATCTCTTTCAAAGAAGACAACCTCTCGATCTCTCGCTCCGCCGAGCCCAAgaaacccgaacccgaacccgaacccgaaaccgaaaccctcgacCACGACCACGACCACGACGGCAGTGCTTTTAGCCCCCCGGCCCACGATTCCCACGATTCTTACTCCATGGTTGCCGAGCAAGGCAGCGTCGGAAACGACAGCGTTTACGGCGACGATGGTGGTGACGATgacgatgacgatgatgatgatgatgacgaggATGATTATGATGATTGGGAGGGAGTGGAGAGTACGGAATTGGACGAGACTTTCAGTGCCGCCACGGCGTTcgtggcggcggcggcggccGATCGGGTGTCGGAGAAGGTGTCGAACGAGTTGCAGTTGAAGCTTTATGGGTTTTACAAGATTGCCACTGAAGGTCCCTGCAGTACGCCTCAGCCTTCCGCTTTGAAAATGACGGCCCGAGCTAAATG GCAAGCATGGCAGAAATTGGGTGCTATGCCTGCAGAAGAAGCTATGCAGAAGTACATTGATATTGTTACAGATTTGTATCCTACTTGGGCAGATGGTTCAACTTTG AAGAGCAAAGGTAGAGGAGGTGATGCATCAAATACAGATGCTAAAGGACCAATGGGACCAGTTTTCAGCACTTTTGTTTATGAGGAGGAATCCGGAAATGAGTT GAAAATGGATGCTATTCATGCCTTTGCTAGGGAAGGAGAAGTGGATAATTTGCTTAAGTGTATTGAAGGTGGTGTCTCAGTAAATCTGAAAG ATAGTGAGGGTCGTACCCCATTGCATTGGGCTGTAGATCGTGGACACCTTAACATCACCGAATTGCTTCTTAGCAGGAATGCTGATGTAAATGCAAAG GACAATGATGGCCAAACCCCTTTGCATTATGCTGTTGTGTGCGAGAGAGAAGCCATTGCCGAATGTCTTGTGAAGCAAAATGCAGGTACAGATTTAAAGGACAATGATGGTGATTCCCCTTCTGATCTCTGTAAGGCAAACTGGCCTTGGATGCAAAGTGTGGGGAAGCAGATTGACTGA